The genomic DNA tattgcttttacAAGCTGACAGCAGCGATCAGTGGAGATTCAACCCAGGACTATGTTGTGATTCTAGGGCTCAGTGAAGAatcagattttttaaaagttgtcaTTGTTTTTTCAGGAGTGTTGTAAATGGAAGAAGAATCATTAGCTGTTGTCCATCTCAGAAGGACGTAGAGGTCTTCTAACAGTCCACATCTCCCAGCCACAGACTCAGACTGAGGCTTGTTACTTGTTTAGACACTTTAaccagaaaatacagtaaacatATGATGAATGTACTCCTCACCTCTCAAAAGTCAAAATTTATAATGCTCTTTATCAGTTTTCCACATTAGCACATGCTTTAATTATCAGCAAGGATGATGTACCAGTCAGTTGTGCTGAAGATTGGTGTGCCTTCGGTCCTACGCTCACCTGTGGTCACAAGCTCTGACATCAcagatacaagcagcagaaatgagcttcaggaggagctcagagtacagctgctgctcctccacatcaaaaggagccagctgaggtggttcgacTGGCTTGAGAATGCttcagtttccccctccagacTACCTGGAGGAGGTAGCTGGGAGAAGAAGTGTGGGAGTCTCTGCATAGTCTACCACCCCAGAGACATGGCCCAGGATAATTTCCATGTCTCTGCAGTGCAGTTTGAAGAAGTGTTTGATGTGTGAGATCAGAGACAGGTGTTTATTACCCAGGAACACACCTGATAGTCAGCAGATCAGTGTGGACACAGAGTCATCTAAAACTTTTATATACAATAGACGTACTGATTGTTGTGGACTAAACTATTCTTGTATCCCATTAATCATCAATAACTGCAAATCATTAGTGAGCTGACAAAGCTGATCACTGGATGGACAGCATGATATAGTCAGAGCAGGTTGGTGGAAGTTGTCATGGGATCAAATTCACTGAGTAACACAGTCTTTCTCTTTCACGGCTACAGCTGTAGCTCCCACTGCTGCTCCCACAGCTGCTCCCAGTGGACCAAGCAAACTTCCCACTCCCGCCCCGATCCCCACCCCCTTCAGGAACTTGTTCTTTTTCTCTGCACGCCTTCTTGCTTCCTGCTCTTCCATCGCTATATTTTCTCTCAGAAGTCGCTCctgctcttctctgacagctcTCTCAGCCTCCTGCAGCATCTCATTGGTGTAACATTTTCCTCCATTTCTCTGAACAATTGTCTTGATCTtctccagcagctctctgacctGAGAGGGATCTTTGATTTTGTTGTTAAAAACATGATATCTTCCTCCACACTGTTGGATGAAGCCACTCAGAGACGGACTTCTATTTATCAATTTGTCTATGTTAGCTTCATTGTCCACATCATCTCCATGTGTGAACAGCACCATAGTATAATCTGCTGCTTCTTCTCCAAAGATCTTCTGCAGGATTTTCActgtttgttgttcttctttGGTGAATCTGCCGATCTGGACGACGATCAGGAACACGTGAGGACCAGGAGCAGCAAAGGAGATGCATCTGGCAACCTCTTTCTTCACCTCCTCTTCAGGTATATCAGTGTCAAACAGTCCTGGAGTATCAACAACATCCAGGATCTGACAGTCTACCTGATCTGTTATTTTCTGACACCCTACTGTCACTGAAGAAAAAGCAGCTATAGATTCAAAAGCTTTTCTTCCTAAGATGGTGTTTCCTGATGCGCTCTTCCCAACTCCTGTTCTCCCAACAAGCACAATCCTCAGGTGTGGAACATCTTCAACTGCTGAAGAAGATAAACAGATTACTGCAGCTCGTCACACTAGGACAGTTACATATACAGAATCAGGGATAGGTGACACTGATGATGAAGTACCAGGAAAACCCAGGAATGGGGGaagtaaaaaaacccaaaaaacttaCAGTATTACATAAGGACTgattactgaaataaaacaggaaatgactcaTGACTAAACATCTGAACAATCCAAAACAATCACACATCGATCAAAACAAAGACGAGAATGCTAACCACAATTTCCCTCAAGCTTACGAGAACCAACAACCAACCTGGCAGAACAGGATTACTCTGCACATCGAAATCAGTTTTACTGATAAAGTCAGGGCTGCAGACAccactatctatctatctatctatctatatatatatacatatatatatacatatatatatagatatagatatagatatagatatatatatctatatatatatctatatatatatatatgacattCAAAGTGAAGACTGGGTGGATTGGCAGCCTCTGGGTAGTGTAGCTGTTGGCTGTTACCACTGCATGAACCACATGTTTCAGGATTTGGTGtttcaaacaaataaatgtaaataaacaataaaaagtaaCAGATAAATAAGATATAGACACAGGGCACAGTAATAAAGACTCACAGTTCAGGTAAACAGGCAGCTCTGGAGTTTCTGACTTTTATTATAAAACATTTGTCTGAACAGTAAATCAGAATAAAACTTGTAGATGTACTTACGAGCTTTTGAGCCGGCCATGCTGGTGCTGCTCAGGATTGTAAAAGCTGTCACAGCTACTGTATTAACATCAGCTCTGTGCCTTCATGAAGATTGCCCCTCCCTTTAATGCCACCGTATCACATACAGGAGCAACACTCCAGCTGTCACATCAACACTTAATGACATGGTTGGAACCTGGCTCACAAATGTTTCCTTTTAGGGGAAATTTTAGCTGAACTGCCATAAACCAAAAAAGTCTTTTTATCAATCAGCTGGATCATTCAGTCAGTACCATTCGACCCCTCAGTTTTTGTACTATGTTAACTTTAGTATATAGAGGCAACATTTTAACCTCAAAATACACTGTTGGCAAAAGTACTGACTCATCTgtcttacatatatatatatttttacatatatttattcttatAATTCTCATATTCCTATtcttatatttttctttgtttcttatgtttcttatattttgcaCCTCTGTTgtttgtgaagcttgcacacaagaatttccacccacatgtgctgtaccagtgtccCAGCACTGTACTCCCACTGGGATGTACTTGCCCGGAtgacactgacactgacactgacactgatggctgtgtttccctgtgtttgGTGCGACAGCCCGAGTGTTGTTCCTGTGTGTAGGACAGGTCTGACACGGTGCATTTAAAAGGGAGGGACAATCGTCACGGTGCAACAACCAGCTCATGCAAAacatttcagcagcaggcaTGTGACTGTGACACAGCTTTAACCCTGAGCAGCACCAACATGGCCGGCTCACTACCTCGTAAGTACATCTACAAGTTTTATTCTGATTTACTGTTCGGACAAACTTTCTATAATAAATGTCAGAAACTGCAGAGCTGCCTGTTTACCTGAGCTGTGATGACTTATTCCTGTCACCTGAGTCTCTCTTTAATCTCTGttgctttttaatgttttatttgtttgaaacACCAACAGCTGAGTTCTTTGTGATTCACGCAGTGGTGAGAACAGGTCTGTGTTACACAGGGTTGCAGGCACACCAACCACAGCCTGTCATTTGTCTTCTTAATAAACCCTGAGAGACTAAAGAGACAAACAATAACTCAAGCTTCATCTCTGAGTGTATTGGCTAGATCGACAGACGGAGCTTCCACAGACGGTGACTGTGACTGTGAACTGTGTCCACAAAGTGGAGTGAAAGCTCAGAGGTGTCTGCAGCACCGACTCTACAACAGAAACGGACTTTAAATGATTTCCTGTAGATGATCAGAGTAATGCTGTTCTGCCAGTTTGACTGTAACTTCTCAAAAGTGTCGAGCTAATTGtggttagttttttttatgACAGTGATAGTTTGGATTGTTGTGATGTTTCAGTTCAGGTGATTTCCAGTTTGATTTCAGTCATCCTGAAGTTTTCTCTGCCCTCAGTAATGTTACCTGTGCTTTCTTCCACACCTGCTGCACTCATCTCAGTATATATACACCCTCGTTAACTTCTATGGGTTTATATATAACCACAGAATAATGTTTGCAGGTTTAGGTGAAATTATATAAATACGTCCTCAGCTTAACGATGACGGTGGAAACcaggtcttgttaggagagacggcatccatccctctttggatggagcagctctcatttctagaaatatggacaaatttattaaaccccccaaaaacccatctctgtagagactgtgtcagctcccaaacagacaaaaaacaaactaaaaaccagcaaaaaaacaacttaaacataaaaaaatcacaaagaatatATTATATGTAATGTCTCTCCCCCccccttattttattttatttattttttttgcagaagtcgaggagcgtgtcaggttacatttcactgtgtctTATAcctgtataactatgcatgtgacgaataaagaaccttgaaccttgaaaaagtaacaatacagtatccacatctgaaccaaagagtaaaacagtgaaatgtggattattaaacattaggtctctctcctccaagtacatgacttaataattgatcaattTCAAAATCAAGATATGgtaccttgtagtaccatatcaccctattagagcacttcgctctcacactgcaggcctacttgttgttcctagagtatttaaaagtagaatgggaggcagttttcaggcccctcttctgtggaaccagcttccagtttggattcaggagacagacactatctctactttcaagattaggcttcaaactttcctttttgctaaagcatatagttagggctggaccaggtgaccctgaatcctcccttagttatgctgcaatagacgtaggctgccggggattcccatgatgcactgggtgtttcttcttcactcactatgtgtctAAACACCTTTATTgctttacagtataaagcaacTGTTTTGGACGTTTACCCCAACATTTAGCCCTCAGTCAGACATGGCTCAGAGACACCATTGTGTGGGAAAGAAACACAACAGTTCCACACTCAAACTGTACATTTAACCTCAGTTCATGTCACCAAAGTTCATGACAAGAACAATTAGAAAAGACCGGCTCGGAGGCTGGCGAGGAGGAGGACCTGACCGGCTGGGTGTGAGGGGACTGAAACATGGGTGGAGGCTTGACTGgttctgtttgtttactttaTGACATGAGTAAGGAGAAGGAGACGGGGACTATCCCTCTGCACACATGGTTTAAAAGAGTGAAAGGGCCAGGGGTAAGATAAGGTGAGTGGCAGGCCAACAAACAGTCTCTGGGTTTGTAGACTAGCATGAAGTGGTGAAGCATGAACTCCTGCATCTATAGATATGTGTGGGTGACCTTCTTGCAGCTTCTTCATGTTGGCCTGTGGATGCTCAGGTATCTCTTATTCTACGGTCTGACTCCACGCCTCAGTCCGTATCACCGCCCCTCTCTTTGGGAACACTCAGACACACTTATCCACTCTGAATGACATGCTGATGTCCTCGCTGTAGATCCTGCTGACCAACACGTTGATGCCTCGCTCACTCCTGACACACAGcgtgatgtcatccatgtacaggaggaaGCAGAAGGTCAGATCATtctctgtgtttatattttacTGTTCCACATGAAGGACTCACTGACGGACTCCCACTAATAATGACTGCCATCTGTTTATCTTCCACAGCAGATGCAGACGACCTCCACCTCAGGATGGTGCTTGTTGGGAGAACAGGAGTTGGGAAGAGTGCATCAGGAAACACCATCTTGGGAAGAAAAGCCTTTAAATCTGCATCCTCTTTTGCTTCAGTGACGTCAGAGTGTCAGAAGGAAACAGGAGAGGTGGATGGACAAACACTGGCTGTCGTCGATACTCCAGGACTGTTTGACATCACCGTGTCTGAAGAGGAGGTGAAGGAACAGTTTGTTAGATGCATCTCCTTTGCTGCTCCTGGTCCTCACGTGTTCCTGATCGTTGTCCAGATCGGCAGATTCAccaaagaagaacaagaaacaGTGAAAATCCTTCAGGAGATATTTGGAAAAGAAGCAGCAGATTATACTATGGTGCTGTTCACACATGGAGATGATGTGGACAATGAAGCTAACATAGACAAATTAATAAATGGAAATCAGCGTCTGCATGGCTTCATCAGTCAGTGTGGTGGAAGATATCATGTTTTTAAGAACAGAAGTGAGGATGTCTCTCAGGTCAGGGAGCTGCTGGAGAAGATCAACACCATGGTTCAGAGCAACGGGGGAAAATGTTACACCAATGAGATGCTGCAGGAGGCTGAGAGAGCCGTCAGAGAAGAGACTGAACGAATTCAGAGAGAAGATACAGAGATGgtggaagaaaaagaagcagcaggTGCAGGAGgacaggaagagaaaaagaagaagttccTGAAGAGTGTGGGGATCGGAGCGGGTGCTGGAAGTGTGCTGGGTCCAGTGGGAGCAGCACTGGGAGCCGCAGTGGGAGCTGCTGTTGCAgcagcaaaagagaaaaaatgtgtCATACTGTGATATGAAAAGCAATTTTAatgttatcatcatcattagtTACTGATCATCTGACCTGTAAGAAATTATTTTCATTCACAACCATCAGTAGGTCATATTATGGATTAAAATGATATTATGGATAATTTGACAGCTGACAAACTGCACCTGACTTCCTGAATATCAGTATCCAACACATTTTTGTTCctgtgtaataaaaataaaatgtttctttgtaaataaaaagctcagtgaattccagagTGGATCTGTGGCAGGATGTCAGCTGT from Oreochromis niloticus isolate F11D_XX linkage group LG10, O_niloticus_UMD_NMBU, whole genome shotgun sequence includes the following:
- the LOC100690069 gene encoding GTPase IMAP family member 7 isoform X3 translates to MAGSLPPDADDLHLRMVLVGRTGVGKSASGNTILGRKAFKSASSFASVTSECQKETGEVDGQTLAVVDTPGLFDITVSEEEVKEQFVRCISFAAPGPHVFLIVVQIGRFTKEEQETVKILQEIFGKEAADYTMVLFTHGDDVDNEANIDKLINGNQRLHGFISQCGGRYHVFKNRSEDVSQVRELLEKINTMVQSNGGKCYTNEMLQEAERAVREETERIQREDTEMVEEKEAAGAGGQEEKKKKFLKSVGIGAGAGSVLGPVGAALGAAVGAAVAAAKEKKCVIL
- the LOC100690069 gene encoding GTPase IMAP family member 4 isoform X2 produces the protein MAGSLPHPADQHVDASLTPDTQRDVIHVQEEAEDADDLHLRMVLVGRTGVGKSASGNTILGRKAFKSASSFASVTSECQKETGEVDGQTLAVVDTPGLFDITVSEEEVKEQFVRCISFAAPGPHVFLIVVQIGRFTKEEQETVKILQEIFGKEAADYTMVLFTHGDDVDNEANIDKLINGNQRLHGFISQCGGRYHVFKNRSEDVSQVRELLEKINTMVQSNGGKCYTNEMLQEAERAVREETERIQREDTEMVEEKEAAGAGGQEEKKKKFLKSVGIGAGAGSVLGPVGAALGAAVGAAVAAAKEKKCVIL
- the LOC100690069 gene encoding GTPase IMAP family member 7 isoform X1, with protein sequence MAGSLPHPADQHVDASLTPDTQRDVIHVQEEAEADADDLHLRMVLVGRTGVGKSASGNTILGRKAFKSASSFASVTSECQKETGEVDGQTLAVVDTPGLFDITVSEEEVKEQFVRCISFAAPGPHVFLIVVQIGRFTKEEQETVKILQEIFGKEAADYTMVLFTHGDDVDNEANIDKLINGNQRLHGFISQCGGRYHVFKNRSEDVSQVRELLEKINTMVQSNGGKCYTNEMLQEAERAVREETERIQREDTEMVEEKEAAGAGGQEEKKKKFLKSVGIGAGAGSVLGPVGAALGAAVGAAVAAAKEKKCVIL
- the LOC100690334 gene encoding GTPase IMAP family member 4-like isoform X1 → MAGSKAPVEDVPHLRIVLVGRTGVGKSASGNTILGRKAFESIAAFSSVTVGCQKITDQVDCQILDVVDTPGLFDTDIPEEEVKKEVARCISFAAPGPHVFLIVVQIGRFTKEEQQTVKILQKIFGEEAADYTMVLFTHGDDVDNEANIDKLINRSPSLSGFIQQCGGRYHVFNNKIKDPSQVRELLEKIKTIVQRNGGKCYTNEMLQEAERAVREEQERLLRENIAMEEQEARRRAEKKNKFLKGVGIGAGVGSLLGPLGAAVGAAVGATAVAVKEKDCVTQ
- the LOC100690334 gene encoding GTPase IMAP family member 4-like isoform X2; the encoded protein is MAGSKALEDVPHLRIVLVGRTGVGKSASGNTILGRKAFESIAAFSSVTVGCQKITDQVDCQILDVVDTPGLFDTDIPEEEVKKEVARCISFAAPGPHVFLIVVQIGRFTKEEQQTVKILQKIFGEEAADYTMVLFTHGDDVDNEANIDKLINRSPSLSGFIQQCGGRYHVFNNKIKDPSQVRELLEKIKTIVQRNGGKCYTNEMLQEAERAVREEQERLLRENIAMEEQEARRRAEKKNKFLKGVGIGAGVGSLLGPLGAAVGAAVGATAVAVKEKDCVTQ